Proteins encoded within one genomic window of Pygocentrus nattereri isolate fPygNat1 chromosome 11, fPygNat1.pri, whole genome shotgun sequence:
- the LOC108435605 gene encoding septin-8-A-like isoform X1, protein MATVDVDIQPTEEKRTLTLRGHVGFDSLPDQLVSKSVSQGFCFNILCVGETGIGKSSLMNTLFNTTFENEEVNHFQNTVYLRHRTYNLQESNVDLKLTIVDTVGFGDQVNKEESYKPIVDYIDTQFEHFLQEELKIKRSLHNYHDTRIHICLYFISPTGHSLKSLDLVTMKKLDSKVNLIPLIAKADTISKCELQKFKIKIMSELVSNGVQIYQFPTDDEAVTEINSTMNAHMPFAVVGSCEEVKVGNKLVRARQYPWGVVQVENESHCDFVKLREMLIRVNMEDLREQTHTRHYELYRRCKLEEMGFKDTDTDTQPFSLHDIYVAKRKEFLAELQRSEEDMRQMFVNKVKETEAELKERERELHERFEQLKRVHQEEKRSLEQKRHELEEEMNSFSRRKVAAEALQAHMLQSSITHTIKKDKDKRNFFSLPSAFSFRTERNLN, encoded by the exons ATGGCCACTGTGGACGTAGACATACAGCCT ACTGAGGAGAAGAGGACGCTGACCCTCCGTGGTCATGTTGGTTTCGACAGCCTTCCTGACCAGCTGGTCAGCAAATCCGTCTCCCAGGGCTTCTGCTTCAACATCCTCTGTGTAG GCGAAACAGGGATCGGGAAGTCATCACTAATGAACACTCTCTTCAACACAACGTTTGAGAACGAAGAGGTCAACCACTTCCAGAACACGGTCTATTTACGGCACAGGACCTACAACCTACAGGAGAGTAATGTTGACCTCAAGCTGACGATTGTGGACACTGTTGGTTTTGGTGACCAGGTCAATAAAGAGGAGAG CTATAAGCCCATTGTGGACTACATTGATACCCAGTTTGAACACTTCCTCCAAGAGGAGCTGAAGATCAAACGTTCCCTCCATAATTACCACGACACGAGAATCCACATCTGCCTGTACTTCATCTCCCCTACAGGCCATTCATTAAAGTCTTTAGATCTGGTCACCATGAAGAAACTGGACAGTAAG GTGAACTTAATTCCCCTTATCGCAAAGGCGGACACCATCTCTAAGTGCGAGCTTCAgaaatttaagattaagattatgAGCGAACTGGTCAGCAACGGCGTTCAGATTTACCAGTTTCCAACAGACGATGAAGCTGTTACAGAAATCAACTCTACCATGAAC GCACATATGCCGTTTGCTGTTGTGGGGAGCTGTGAGGAGGTGAAAGTGGGAAATAAGCTGGTGCGAGCCAGGCAGTACCCATGGGGAGTGGTGCAGG TAGAGAATGAGAGTCACTGTGACTTTGTGAAGCTGAGAGAGATGCTGATCCGGGTGAACATGGAAGACCTGCgggagcagacacacacacgccactACGAGCTCTACCGCCGCTGCAAACTGGAGGAGATGGGCTTTAAAGACACCGACACTGACACACAGCCATTCAG TCTGCACGACATCTATGTTGCCAAGAGGAAAGAGTTCCTGGCTGAACTGCAGCGCAGCGAGGAGGACATGCGGCAGATGTTCGTCAACAAAGTGAAGGAGACGGAGGCGGAGCtgaaggagcgagagagagag ctgcaTGAGCGCTTCGAGCAGCTGAAGCGTGTGCAtcaggaggagaagaggagttTGGAGCAGAAGCGGcatgagctggaggaggagatgaACTCGTTCAGCAGGAGGAAGGTGGCGGCGGAGGCGCTGCAGGCACACATGCTGCAGAgctccatcacacacaccatcaaaAAGGACAAAGACAAGAGAAA
- the LOC108435605 gene encoding septin-8-A-like isoform X2 encodes MATVDVDIQPTEEKRTLTLRGHVGFDSLPDQLVSKSVSQGFCFNILCVGETGIGKSSLMNTLFNTTFENEEVNHFQNTVYLRHRTYNLQESNVDLKLTIVDTVGFGDQVNKEESYKPIVDYIDTQFEHFLQEELKIKRSLHNYHDTRIHICLYFISPTGHSLKSLDLVTMKKLDSKVNLIPLIAKADTISKCELQKFKIKIMSELVSNGVQIYQFPTDDEAVTEINSTMNAHMPFAVVGSCEEVKVGNKLVRARQYPWGVVQVENESHCDFVKLREMLIRVNMEDLREQTHTRHYELYRRCKLEEMGFKDTDTDTQPFSLHDIYVAKRKEFLAELQRSEEDMRQMFVNKVKETEAELKERERELHERFEQLKRVHQEEKRSLEQKRHELEEEMNSFSRRKVAAEALQAHMLQSSITHTIKKDKDKRN; translated from the exons ATGGCCACTGTGGACGTAGACATACAGCCT ACTGAGGAGAAGAGGACGCTGACCCTCCGTGGTCATGTTGGTTTCGACAGCCTTCCTGACCAGCTGGTCAGCAAATCCGTCTCCCAGGGCTTCTGCTTCAACATCCTCTGTGTAG GCGAAACAGGGATCGGGAAGTCATCACTAATGAACACTCTCTTCAACACAACGTTTGAGAACGAAGAGGTCAACCACTTCCAGAACACGGTCTATTTACGGCACAGGACCTACAACCTACAGGAGAGTAATGTTGACCTCAAGCTGACGATTGTGGACACTGTTGGTTTTGGTGACCAGGTCAATAAAGAGGAGAG CTATAAGCCCATTGTGGACTACATTGATACCCAGTTTGAACACTTCCTCCAAGAGGAGCTGAAGATCAAACGTTCCCTCCATAATTACCACGACACGAGAATCCACATCTGCCTGTACTTCATCTCCCCTACAGGCCATTCATTAAAGTCTTTAGATCTGGTCACCATGAAGAAACTGGACAGTAAG GTGAACTTAATTCCCCTTATCGCAAAGGCGGACACCATCTCTAAGTGCGAGCTTCAgaaatttaagattaagattatgAGCGAACTGGTCAGCAACGGCGTTCAGATTTACCAGTTTCCAACAGACGATGAAGCTGTTACAGAAATCAACTCTACCATGAAC GCACATATGCCGTTTGCTGTTGTGGGGAGCTGTGAGGAGGTGAAAGTGGGAAATAAGCTGGTGCGAGCCAGGCAGTACCCATGGGGAGTGGTGCAGG TAGAGAATGAGAGTCACTGTGACTTTGTGAAGCTGAGAGAGATGCTGATCCGGGTGAACATGGAAGACCTGCgggagcagacacacacacgccactACGAGCTCTACCGCCGCTGCAAACTGGAGGAGATGGGCTTTAAAGACACCGACACTGACACACAGCCATTCAG TCTGCACGACATCTATGTTGCCAAGAGGAAAGAGTTCCTGGCTGAACTGCAGCGCAGCGAGGAGGACATGCGGCAGATGTTCGTCAACAAAGTGAAGGAGACGGAGGCGGAGCtgaaggagcgagagagagag ctgcaTGAGCGCTTCGAGCAGCTGAAGCGTGTGCAtcaggaggagaagaggagttTGGAGCAGAAGCGGcatgagctggaggaggagatgaACTCGTTCAGCAGGAGGAAGGTGGCGGCGGAGGCGCTGCAGGCACACATGCTGCAGAgctccatcacacacaccatcaaaAAGGACAAAGACAAGAGAAA ttga